The Zingiber officinale cultivar Zhangliang chromosome 9A, Zo_v1.1, whole genome shotgun sequence genome window below encodes:
- the LOC122020776 gene encoding glutathione synthetase, chloroplastic-like yields MSALAWIRLDLFSTNLFNADRICNQNRTLLPLAFARELHFAIAKQDLHNAAYRRQFHSRAFDLTMDRTGFAERGEEVEDEIAISPIAHSVAPDLVDEIVYDALVWSSLHGLVVGDRRVEGSGIVPGVGLVHAPFSLLPMPFPKRYWRQASELAPIFNELVDRVSLDGKFLQDALSRTKQADAFTSRLLDIHSEMLEINKTEDIRLGLHRSDYMVDGETNLLLQIEFNTISSSFAGLSCLVSELHRNLLNHYGKNLGLDPRKVPGNTAVSRFAEAIAKAWNEYNNTSAVVTIVVQGEERNMYDQHCLTALLKEIHGIATIRKTLSEIAANGEVLSDGTLIIDGKPVAVVYFRAGYTPNDYPSEAEWGARLLIEKSSAIKCPSISYHLVGTKKIQQELAKPNVLERFLDNSEDIAKLRKCFAGLWSLYDADAVKSAIEKPDLFVLKPQREGGGNNIYGDDLRKALIELQQKGTEELAAYILMQRIFPTASPAFLVREGVWFRENAISELGTYGAYLRSKDKVIINDQCGYLMRTKVSSSNEGGVAAGYAVLDSIYLT; encoded by the exons ATGTCCGCTCTCGCGTGGATTCGCCTTGATCTTTTCTCTACCAACTTGTTCAACGCCGATAGGATCTGTAATCAAAATCGAACCTTGCTTCCTCTCGCCTTCGCTCGCGAGCTCCATTTCGCCATCGCAAAACAAG ATCTCCATAATGCTGCCTACCGTCGTCAGTTCCATTCTCGCGCATTCGATCTAACTATGGATCGGACGGGGTTCGCCGAGAGGGGAGAGGAGGTTGAGGACGAGATCGCCATCTCTCCCATCGCTCACAGCGTCGCTCCCGACTTGGTGGATGAAATAGTGTACGACGCTCTTGTTTGGAGCTCGCTCCATGGGCTTGTCGTCGGGGATAGACGCGTCGAG GGATCAGGAATCGTCCCCGGTGTTGGTCTAGTTCATGCTCCCTTTTCTTTATTGCCTATGCCATTTCCAAAAAGGTATTGGAGGCAAGCATCTGAGTTAGCTCCTATCTTCAATGAGCTTGTGGACCGAGTGAGCTTGGATGGAAAGTTCTTGCAGGATGCTTTATCCAG AACGAAGCAAGCAGACGCATTTACAAGTAGACTACTTGATATTCACTCAGAGATGCTGGAAATAAACAAAACAGAA GATATTCGATTGGGTTTGCACCGATCAGATTATATGGTTGATGGTGAAACTAATTTGCTTTTACAAATTGAATTCAACACCATTTCATCTTCCTTTGCCGGCCTTAGTTGCCTTGTCAGTGAGCTTCACAG AAACTTGCTTAACCACTATGGAAAGAACCTTGGATTGGATCCAAGAAAGGTTCCTGGAAACACGGCTGTGAGTAGATTCGCCGAGGCAATAGCCAAAGCATGGAATGAATACAATAATACCAG TGCTGTTGTTACGATTGTTGTCCAAGGTGAAGAGCGCAATATGTATGATCAACACTGTCTAACCGCTCTTTTGAAGGAGAT ACATGGCATTGCAACTATCCGCAAAACCTTATCTGAAATAGCTGCGAACGGGGAGGTTCTATCTGATGGGACACTTATCAT AGATGGAAAACCAGTTGCTGTTGTTTATTTCAGAGCGGGTTATACTCCAAATGATTATCCTTCAGAAGCA GAATGGGGAGCAAGGCTTTTGATCGAAAAGTCATCTGCTATCAAGTGCCCATCAATCTCTTATCATTTAGTTGGAACTAAGAAGATCCAGCAAGAATTGGCAAAACCAAATGTCCTGGAAAG GTTCCTCGATAACAGTGAAGATATTGCAAAACTACGGAAATGCTTTGCAGGTTTGTGGAGTTTGTACGATGCAGATGCTGTGAAGTCTGCTATCGAGAAACCTGATTTGTTTGTTCTAAAACCCCAACGAGAAGGAGGCG GGAATAACATTTATGGCGACGATCTAAGGAAAGCATTGATCGAACTGCAGCAGAAAGGCACCGAAGAACTTGCCGCATACATTTTGATGCAGAGGATCTTTCCGACGGCTTCTCCTGCTTTTCTGGTTAGGGAAGGTGTTTGGTTTCGGGAAAATGCAATCTCAGAACTCGGAACATACGGCGCCTATCTAAG GAGCAAAGATAAAGTGATCATAAATGATCAATGTGGCTATCTCATGCGGACAAAAGTTTCATCATCCAACGAAGGTGGAGTTGCTGCTGGATATGCTGTCTTGGATAGTATTTATCTGACATGA
- the LOC122020000 gene encoding R3H domain-containing protein 1-like: MDGSADDPSAPDSWEMADLDASMSRLLLSTKKNSDSSSSPLDAEEDEVEAVAALPLASLDPSDQVRGAPADAVSQVDQFLREALEKPRERLAILRMEQDVEKFLRDPTQQQLEFQELPNSYLRLAAHRVAQHYYLQSIARPDNSMPDGSGSRILLCKSSINCRLPPVRLADIPVNLPQEDNDVLLKVAIKQRPKKHSQNMRNANTQLSRTNYQKSVEERKEDYNRARARIFNSNESISQEDKVKLPDNLHDSFLSVRPDKLSVTEGSGNYLGRSSNDSTSSSSRVSRTKVEKEPVVSKPKVNNKVAIFRDRDVDSRDPDYARNYDRYMQRFDPGFGFNGPYTVRPLYAPAVNYNTEFPQLGSGHLAQAPPDHQVRLIPSHLLGPQVSPAVHSMVKYGPPEGMMPAYTSNHVRGHSTAPLYMNSSQYSVPSHPGMSFPHGNGPVQTFTQAHLQQPDSRFGLARPR; the protein is encoded by the exons ATGGATGGCTCGGCGGACGACCCCAGCGCCCCTGACTCGTGGGAGATGGCGGATCTCGACGCTAGCATGAGCCGGCTCCTCCTCTCCACTAAAAAGAACTCAGACTCGTCGAGTTCTCCGCTTGACGCTGAGGAGGACGAGGTGGAGGCGGTTGCAGCACTGCCGCTTGCCTCGCTTGACCCTTCCGATCAAGTTCGAGGTGCCCCGGCGGATGCTGTGAGCCAGGTGGATCAGTTCCTTCGAGAAGCTTTGGAGAAGCCCAGAGAGCGATTGGCGA TTTTGAGGATGGAACAAGATGTTGAGAAGTTCCTCCGCGATCCTACTCAGCAGCAACTGGAATTTCAGGAACTCCCAAACTCTTACCTAAGATTAGCAGCACACCGTGTTGCTCAACATTATTACCTGCAATCCATTGCCAGACCTGACAATAGCATGCCAGATGGATCTGGTTCTCGAATTTTGCTTTGTAAATCTTCTATCAACTGCAGGCTACCTCCTGTTCGTCTTGCTGATATTCCTGTCAATCTGCCACAAGAAGATAATGATGTCCTGCTTAAAGTTGCAatcaagcaaaggcctaagaagCATTCACAAAATATGAGAAATGCAAATACCCAGTTGTCTAGGACTAATTACCAAAAAAGTgttgaagaaagaaaagaagattaTAACCGAGCACGTGCACGGATATTCAATAGCAACGAGAGCATCAGTCAAGAGGACAAAGTAAAGTTACCAGATAATCTTCATGACAGCTTTTTATCTGTAAGGCCAGATAAATTATCTGTGACTGAAGGATCTGGGAATTATCTGGGAAGGAGTTCTAATGATTCCACTTCAAGTAGCAGCAGAGTAAGCAGGACTAAGGTAGAGAAAGAGCCTGTTGTTAGTAAACCAAAGGTGAACAATAAAGTTGCCATATTCCGTGATCGTGATGTGGATAGTAGGGATCCTGACTATGCTAGGAATTATGACAG GTATATGCAAAGGTTTGACCCTGGTTTTGGATTCAATGGACCGTATACTGTCCGACCACTGTATGCCCCTGCCGTTAACTACAATACAGAATTCCCACAACTAGGATCTGGTCACCTAGCACAAGCTCCTCCGGACCACCAAGTCCGGCTCATCCCTTCACATCTACTTGGACCTCAGGTATCACCTGCAGTGCATAGTATGGTAAAGTATGGTCCTCCCGAAGGCATGATGCCAGCCTATACTTCCAACCATGTTCGAGGTCACTCTACTGCACCTCTCTACATGAACTCATCACAATATTCTGTGCCTTCACATCCCGGAATGTCTTTCCCTCATGGTAATGGCCCTGTTCAAACATTCACTCAG gCTCATCTGCAGCAACCTGACTCAAGGTTTGGATTGGCTCGGCCCCGATAA
- the LOC122021363 gene encoding NAC domain-containing protein 90-like, which yields MNSVVLPGYRFYPTEEELIDFFLRNKLENRRQDMEVAVPVVDIYNFDPWQLSQMSGEACRGDEEQWIFFCPRQEREAQGGRPTRTTPSGYWKATGSPSLVFSSANRALGMKRTMVFYEGRAPTGTSTKWKMNEYRALDQSVSAAAAGPPRFRSEFSVCRVYTRSGCIRAFDRRPTPAQGVEEAAALVTPQRASTASVAHHSFNSSNGAAGDGLQRILEGQHQHGGAGAGDDDEVDDPFTACIRSGSD from the exons ATGAACTCCGTCGTGCTGCCGGGCTACCGCTTCTACCCCACCGAAGAAGAGTTGATCGATTTCTTCCTCCGAAACAAGCTTGAGAATCGGCGGCAAGACATGGAGGTGGCCGTCCCCGTCGTGGATATCTATAACTTCGATCCTTGGCAGCTCTCTC AGATGTCTGGGGAAGCGTGCAGGGGGGACGAGGAGCAGTGGATCTTCTTCTGCCCGCGGCAGGAGCGGGAGGCGCAGGGCGGGCGGCCGACGCGCACGACGCCGTCGGGGTACTGGAAGGCCACCGGCTCGCCGAGCCTCGTGTTCTCGTCGGCGAACCGGGCGCTGGGCATGAAGAGGACCATGGTGTTCTACGAGGGCAGGGCGCCCACCGGCACCTCGACCAAGTGGAAAATGAACGAGTACCGAGCCCTCGACCAGTCCgtttccgccgccgccgccgggcCACCGAGG TTTCGCAGCGAATTCAGCGTGTGTCGGGTGTACACCAGGTCGGGCTGCATAAGAGCGTTCGACCGCCGTCCGACGCCGGCGCAAGGAGTTGAAGAGGCGGCGGCGCTGGTCACCCCCCAAAGGGCGTCTACGGCGTCCGTCGCGCACCACAGCTTTAACTCATCGAACGGCGCAGCAGGCGATGGCTTACAGCGCATTTTGGAGGGACAGCATCAGCATGGCGGCGCCGGCGCCGGCGACGATGACGAAGTGGACGACCCCTTCACGGCATGCATCCGGAGTGGGTCCGACTAA